Below is a window of Effusibacillus lacus DNA.
TCACATAGGCTACCCTTGGCCTACGTACAGAACCGGCATTCTGTCCGAATCCCCCTTGTAATCCGCTTGTGGATGCTTCTGTTTCATTCTCTGCAAGAAAAGAAACGGTTGCTGCTATCGCCGGCATCATCGAATGCAATTCCGCGGCAACGACCGGCATTCCCTGAAGCGAATCCTGGTCTTTCAGACACTGGTGAGCGGGATGTTCCGGTTCCTCACAACTCAGGACACATACCTGTCCGGGGGTATACCGCAATTTCATAATGTGTCCCTTATTCCTGTCCAGTTCCGATACAGCCGCTTTCGGCAATACAAAATGATATCCGCCGGTGCCAAGCCCCAATCGAACTGCTGATGTATTCAGCAGTACACCCTCTCCCGGAACGACCGGAGCGGACAGCCTGGTGTATTGGATTGCCCGCTCCGGTTTGTTATCAATCAGCACCTCGATTTCCCGTATTCCTTCCGCTTCCCTCAGTATCTTGGTCACAACGCCTGACTCAATCCGAATCATGCTTTGGCACCCGCACCGGCACGTTCTGCAACTGCCTCCATGATCCCAAGCACCAGCCGTGTGGCTTGCACCAGATCGGTCACCGTCACCGATTCTTCAGGAGTATGGTCATTGGAAGCACCGACTCCAAGATTGACGGAGGGAATTCCTTCTGCGTTGAAGATATTGGTGTCGCTCCCTCCGCCACGTGCGGCAAGCACCGGACTCATGCCGGCCTTGCGAACGCCCTCGAAGGCGATTTGGACCACCTCATCCTCTTCTGTCAGGTTGAATCCCGAATAGATCGGCTGTTCCTCCATCTCAAACCGGGCCCCGAATTTTTCGCATGCCATGGCAAATGCGGTCTGAATCTTGGCCAACTGCCACGCCAACTTATCCTGGTTGCGGCTGCGGACTTCTCCCCACAACCCGACGTAATCGCAGACAATGTTGGTTTTATCTCCGCCTTTGATAACTCCAACGTTGACAGTGGTCTCCCCATCGATCCGCCCCATTTGGATATTGGACAGCCCCAGGCCTGCAGCCGCCAACGCATTGATTCCATCTTCGGGGTTTACTCCGGCATGAGCCGCTTGGCCATAAATCTTAATGCAAAAATCAATCTCTGCCGGTGAGGAGCCAATTACCACATGCGGCGGTCCGCCGGAATCCATCACGAAACCATATTTTGCACGCAATTTCTTTTTGTCGAGCAATCTTGCGCCGTTCAATCCGCTTTCTTCGGCAATTGTAAACACATACTCCAGGTCCCCGTGCGGCAATTGCTGTTCGTTTGCCAATTGGGCCGCTTCCAGCATGGCGGCGATTCCCGCCTTGTCGTCCGCACCCAGAATGGTTCTGCCGTCCGTTTTGATCACTCCGTTTTCGTTTTTCACAGTAACTCCTTTGTTGGACACAACGGTGTCCATATGTGCCGCAAACAGGATCGTGTCGGTCTGGAGACCGGTCCCCTTCTTCCTGGCGATCAGGTTGCCGGCGAAGCGAACCGTTTCTGCCCCTCTTATATCACCAAGCTTTTGCAGCAAATCTCTTCCGGAATCGTCTTCTTCCACATCAAACCCCAAGGCTTCCAGTTCCTTTCTCAGATAATCGGCCATCTCTCTCTCATGAGAGGAAGGCGAATCTATCTTCACCATTTGCACAAAGCGGTCCACAAGCCGCTTCTCGTTCACTTCGACCATTGCCTTGTCCCTCCTACAGGCAAACCTGGGAATAGTATGCACAAAATGACAGAAGCTGAACCGGGCGGTTCAGCTTCTGGACCATTCATATGCTTTGTTGTTTCCGGATTACATCGTAAAACCACATGGGATCCTCCAGATCCGCATGCCTCTTTTCCGCCTCTAACAGGAAAAAGTGAATCAGCAAAAGCGCGTCCAGTTCGTGCATGGACAGGACTCCCGGAATCCCGTACTCCTTTGCCACGTCCATACGGATTCGCTGTCCTTCCTCATCCCGGTTTCCAAGCAATCTGCCAAACAGGATCGCATGCAGCAGATGAGGAGATACGGTGTAGGGGACGTTCCTTCTCTCCTCCAGCCAACGAATGACTCTGCTTTCAACCGGATGCGCCTGCGTCCTTTCAATCAGGACGCGATCCGGAGGATTCAGACGAATCATTCTGTCCAGAATGAACTTTAATTCCTTCTCCCGAAAGAATCCCCGTTCCAGTACGGCAACCGGCTTGTTCCTCCCTTCCCAGCGAATGTACATCAAACCAGTCAAGTGTCCAGGATCCAGTGCGAGGATGTTCACGTTGCATCCCTACTTTTCATGGAATTTAGCGGTTCGGGTCATACTGAGTAAAGAGCTTGGAAAGGAGGCAATTATGGGAAATCTGTTGGTGAACGATCTTGCTTTCATTATATACACAATCAAAGCCGCTGGGTACAGGCTAAAAGTACTACCTGTCACAAGCGGCTTTTTATAGGCTATGTTTATCCGTTTATGCTTTTTTTCGGACTTGCTGTGTGACCGCCACCATCAGTTGGCACGCTTTTTCGAGATCATCCAGCAGGATATATTCGTCAACTGTATGTATGTTTTCGTATCCGATGGCCAAATTCACCGTCGGGACTCCAAGGCCGTTGAATACATTGGCGTCGCTTCCCCCGCCTGATGACTCGGTCACCGGTTCCACTCCA
It encodes the following:
- a CDS encoding M20/M25/M40 family metallo-hydrolase yields the protein MVEVNEKRLVDRFVQMVKIDSPSSHEREMADYLRKELEALGFDVEEDDSGRDLLQKLGDIRGAETVRFAGNLIARKKGTGLQTDTILFAAHMDTVVSNKGVTVKNENGVIKTDGRTILGADDKAGIAAMLEAAQLANEQQLPHGDLEYVFTIAEESGLNGARLLDKKKLRAKYGFVMDSGGPPHVVIGSSPAEIDFCIKIYGQAAHAGVNPEDGINALAAAGLGLSNIQMGRIDGETTVNVGVIKGGDKTNIVCDYVGLWGEVRSRNQDKLAWQLAKIQTAFAMACEKFGARFEMEEQPIYSGFNLTEEDEVVQIAFEGVRKAGMSPVLAARGGGSDTNIFNAEGIPSVNLGVGASNDHTPEESVTVTDLVQATRLVLGIMEAVAERAGAGAKA